DNA sequence from the Pichia kudriavzevii chromosome 4, complete sequence genome:
GGCGGTGGCTATAAGTTCCAAACGGGGTTTACTAGGGCCGACGTAAAACCAGATGCAGAAGGGGTCTATAAATTGACACCAAtggatttcaaagataGTTCATACATCGGTCCCATGTTCTTGTATATCTTTTACGGTATTTTCGATGCAATGTTTCAAAGTTATTGCCTATGGGTTATGGGTGCTTTATCAAACGATAGTGAGACAACTTCCTATTATGCTGGCTTCTATAAAGGTATCCAATCTGCTGGTGCCGCCGTTGCCTGGAGATTGGATGCTTACGGTACCCCCTATATGAGTATGTTTGCAAGTTCATGGGCATTAGTTCAGGGATCCATGGTGCTAGCCGTCCCCCTTATCTTTTTCATGATTTCTGACCATACCGAGGAACTTCCAGAGGAAGATATAGATGACGATGGTATTAATGCAGTCGTTTCTTTGGTTTCCGGTGAAGGTAGAATTGTGTAGTTTGGTTTATCGTTAAgtaatttttaatttttgtATACTCTGGACTTTCCaatgtttttaatttcttctgATTGATTAAATCATCGATTGTGCAATTTGCAACGAAGAGGTAGCATCAACAGACAACTAACAGTTGACTCGCAGACACTTCTTCATAGCTTTAAAGCTCGTAATTTGGTAGTAAACAGATGATAGAAAAGTAGATACTTTTTAGGGCAAATAGCACTACCTTCCCATATCATGGCCAGATATCCCAGTGATATTGGGATGGTTACCAAATCAACTGTTGAAGACGTTGTTCCAGAAATTAAGTTCGCTATTAATGATTACAGGTGGGCGCCGTGCAGAAATGAAACAATCAGTCTCCATTATTACTAGACTGTGCAATTCTGTAACGGGACTGCcttttccatttgtttAGTTGCTTCCCAAGCGGAATAACTATGTTGTAGGCCTAACCCCAAGCATTTACGTTGCTAAAAGCTGTCAAAATATCTCCCCATATATCGATCAACTTTTCATGGCTGTGCGAGCATCAATTATTCGAGTGGATAAAGAATAAACCTTTATTTTGTGTTTATACATTTTACTTCTTAGCTAGTTCTCGTTACGTGCTGGCCAAACACACATGGATTTTGCATACGAAGTCGACACATATGATAACTCTACTCTTCAAGGAACAAACAATAAATATGTAACTGGGAAAACTAACATCTTatcttccatttcaacTACAGATTTCACTAAGAAACTCCAATCATTGTCTATTCTCGATATTGGGCGCACGCCGAAGAATATGAAACAAGATACGGATACGAATACATCGAAATCTTTAGAGAGAGCTAGGACTTCAATTGAACTATTGAATACTCTTGGTTTAGACCATATTCCACTTTATAATAATGAGGCTAAGGAGTGGGACGATTACAATCAGTTTTTTATTGAGTCTAATTTAGATGGAAAAGATTTAATTAGCAAGCTGAACCGTTTGTTAGAAGGTACAGATGGTTCTGATCTGTCTACAAGAACCTCATTAGAATTGCTACAGAAGAGAGTTGACTACGAGATTTCATTAAAGGATTCATCAGCCAACGAAATGAAGAGCCTAACATCGGCTGACCAAGAGAGCAGTTTGGCACGTAGAAACCTAAGGGGCTTAATTGAAAGTGACTTGGTTCAACAGTATGCACAACAACTGAGGCCCTTTACAAAGGTTGTGAAATCAATTGAGTCTTTTAAACCGACAGTTGAGGCGATAATCAATGATTACAACGGTATATTAGATTCTCTTGTTGGCGCAATAAATGATACGGATAGTTTGAAGAGTAAGATTTGTGGCTatgaaaaggagaaggagttAGTTGAcatgaagaagaatttaTTACTTGCCTTCAAGAATACCTACACGATTTCTCAATATGAGGAATACTTGATCAGATTTGGTGATTTGAATGATCCAATTGCGGGtactgaattttttgaGGTGATTGGCAGGGTCACTAAGATTATAAGTGATTGTGATGTCTTGTTAGGTATGGAAAATGAAACTATTGGTTTGACCatcatgaagaaaatgaatgaatatttatcttcaattaatgaaaaagtCCAAAGTTATATacaaaataatattgaagatgtaTATACAGGAAAGTACCAATACgagacaaaaaaaattaatgtCAAAGTGTTCCAGAAATGTTTAGTTTACATGTATCATCATGACAGAGACAATTTTGATTCTACTCTGTCAGGAATGGTTGAACATAGAAGCAGATCTATTTCTACAGAATTCATCAATCAGCTAAAAGGCTATAACAGTGAGATTAACACTAGTTCAATACAAAAGTCAAAATCCAATCTTTTTATGTCATCTTATGATACAGCAAAGTTTATCTCCGACACATTAGCATATATTCACGGCCTATTAGTTaatgagattgaaaacGCACGCtcttttttcacttttgaTAACGAGTCTGACGAAAATGTCATATCCAAGGATGAACTAGATGCTATGATCAACGATATTGTAATGAAAATAGTTGCTGGACTTAACAATCCATTGAAAGGTGCAATTGAAAGTATTTTGAGACAAGAAGTTAGATTGTCATCATTGGTTTCATCTTATGAATTGATAGAATTATATTCCAATATGTTTATGAAGTTGTTGTATCACGATAATGAGGATATTCGAAAAGAGGGCTTGTTATATACAATGAAATACTTGGAAAGTGAAACCCAAGACCGtatattttctctaattgaattgaaatttAAGAATCTACAGGTTGAAACAATTAATGAGAATTTAAATACAAGTGATTCTGATTATATTCCAGATTGGATGGTTGATTGGTGTGCAGTTATTGACGAGTTGTTCAATGACTATACCTCAGGCAAGAACCTTGACGACAACGAAAAGTATATTCTCGGCTTGGATGATACGAAATGGGATAGCCTTCTAGaattattgataatgaaacCAGTAGAGCTGGTTCGTAAATTCCAGAAGGATTCTAAAGTTGACAAGAAGGAAAGCTTGATTTGGGGATTGAACTGCCTTGATTACTTTTATGATAAAGTCGATATCAATCCATTTTTATCGTCAAAAGCACCCGCACTGAGatctgaaattgaagatgacaCAGAGAGGTTGACGGAATTGGAGTTCAATGGGTTATTGGAAAGTTCTGGGCTATATGATATATTTAATTTGGTCAACATGATATTCAGGATTGATGACGAATATTTTGATGTCGCATACTATCAACCTATTTTAGAGAACAGGTTGTTTAATATAGACACTTTTATAAGTGCAAATGCAAAGCTTGAGCATTTTTTGTCTACATACATTAACCAGAATGAGTTGAATGGATTGATATCACCTACTATATTCAACaaagtttttcttgattctGCAACAAAGTACATTGATTTCTATAAAAAGTTGTGCTTAATCATAAAAGAGTATCTAAGAGACGAAAATGGTAATGAAGTTAATGTTTTCCAATGGAACGAAATGACCATCGCCACTTTACTTGGGGTTGAAGATCACtatcaaggaaaagaaTGATTATTTTTAATGGTATTTATAACGCTTACTCTATACATGTGTTTAAGTACGCAGTGGCTTTTCACCTCTACCATAACCTTTACTTTCGTAATAGTCCATTGGATAAAATTCCTCAGTaaattctttatcttcaCCCATTAAAACCATTGCTTCATATGGGGTCAATAATGGTTTACTAAATGCATACCCCCAGTCTATACTTAACCTCGGGCAAGCAACTTGAACAAAGGCATCCACATCATCAAACATTGCAACCTTTTGAGGGAAGATCTCACTTAGAATAATCTTTACCACAGATTTGCCGTTTTCCTTAAGTTTTTCCTCCAATCGAGAGATGGTAGCTGGATTACCTTGTCTACCTAAGGCACCTAGTATGAGACCAAACTTTTTGGCATTCCGTGAAACCTCAATAGCATCTCTACGAATTTCAAccatttgtttcttgtcATAGCCCTCTCTCGTAAATTTTCTGGAGTATGGGTCATACCTAAATGCTGGTATTTTGGGATTGTGAATCATTGCTGATTCCAAATGGAACCTCCCATCACCAATATAAACCATGGCATCAAACTGCTCGTGATCAAGTCTTGCACTAGTACATCCTAAAACTTCACCCTTCGATAGCGGTTTTATTTGTGGCGTATAACAGTATATCAATTTCTCACTGTCGGAAGCATCAGATAACTTAGCACGAACACTATGTAAGGATGGGTTAAACTGGATCGTTCCAAAAAGTGCAATCCTAGCCCCATGTTCAAAGTTCAATCTGATAGTATTTAGTAAATGTgtttcatcaattgcaaTAGTAACAAATACATATAAAACCTTGATAAGTGTGACATCAATAGGAACAAGACAAGAATGTGCATAATGAACAATGAAATCACAGTCTAACGCCCTTGCAGTATAATCATCAATACAACATGCACCATAACTAACATCCCCCATTATTAGAGTCTCACAGTCACAAAACTCAGCCAATATATCAGCTATTATGGGTGCGTAGATTAGTAAACCTTCAGGCATTTGTAGGCACACCCTTTTAGCATTGAtctttttgatattgaataCAGTTTTGtgtatttcaaaattataGTTAGATGGCAAAAGTTTTATTGCATCATTAAGCTGTTCATTGTTTAAGATTTCGTCCGGAATCTGGTTCATCAATCTCGATACCACTTTTGATTTACGTGCACGAACAACGGAAGATGATGGTTCTGAAGCTGAACTAGAACCAGCCTTTTTGGCACCACCAAACTTGCTTCTCCTTGGAACAACGACCTCTTCTTTACTCATGGTTTCGTACTTTATGATGGTATTTTCTTAACTATTGTTAATCAGCTATTGAAAAACGGTTATACGAGTTTGATAGATAATTTACTAGGtgtgagaaaaaaaaaattggtgaagaatttgaaatttcattttcaaaaatcttAGCCAATTCATGTAGTCAAATTGAACTAACAGTTTAAATAACTCTATTAGATATAGAAGAAAGCAAAGATGTTAACCCCCAGATTCGAACTGAAtcaagatgaagaatttgtttATATCAAAATACACATCTCCAATATTAGATTCTCTGCAGCTGCTATTGAGATGGTGGtaaatgaaaatgtttttgtgttttcatTGCCGCCATACTATCTTCGTCTAAGATTCCCAAAACAGTTAGTTGAAAACGAGGATGCTACTTCTGAGTTCGTTCCCAACGAGGAATGTATCAAAGTACGTGTGCCCAAACTGAATAAAGGGGAATTTTTTCCGGACTTAGATTTAGGTGCAAAACTACTAGCAAGATTGAATGAACCTTCCAATCCTTGCGAGAAAAGTGAGTTGAAGGGTGGATTGATTGAAGAAGTAGATATCGAAGGTAGCAAGGATGCTTTTCAAAGATCAAGGTCGGAATTGGAGAGAGAAGCACTGACTTACGATTGGGAAGTTCCACAAACTATGCCGGATCCGTTGACTGATTTGAAGGTTTCTGTAAAGTATGGCTTTAACAACCAGTATTCGGATTATCTGACTCCTTCCTTGGCAAATGGTAACGACATAAACGAACTTTCCGATCCAGACCATTTGCAGCCTGACGACAGAATAATGGAACGACTAATTAAGGAGAATATCAAATTCGATATGGAATACTATGCCAATGATTATATCACTGTGAGATACCTGAGTGAGCAAGAGGGGGACGTCAATGGTATAATTGGTGCGCTCACATATGCATCACCATATTGGAAACTCTTCAATGATAGCAAAAGTAAAAGCACCGTACAGGTGGAATTCACACAAGAAGAGCAGGATAGGATGACTGATTTACCTCGTAAGACATACTTGATTGATGATCCAAGGCCATTATATTATACCCTTCTATGTCTGTTATTTTCCTACAGTTATGAAGTTAGGTCCTTTCAAGGAGAAACTACCATTGAATCCGCGTGGTCAATTGGTAAACTAACACCACAGATTAGTTGTTTGGACTCCCAACTAATACAGAGTAACAACCAGACAGAAAAGAACATGATCCGTGTAATTACTTTGACAATGGCTCGCCGAGCTTTGGGATATCCATTGTTCAGACACTTTGACCTTGTGAAAAAGTCTTGGATGGATGTTTACTGGACTTTGAGGTGTGGGAAAAGGGCGGTCTTGAAATCATTACTGGCAATAAGAGAATTGTTTAGGAAACATGATATCTACTACGTATACTGCAAGATACTGCTCGACGATTTGTGCGCATGGGTGCTAAGAGATGATGGCTGCAATGACGTTGTGCTGAGAAACTTAGCACATGCATTACGTAAAGAAATCGATGTTCTTGATAAGAAGGATGTTGTTTTTGAGAAGTTAATTTCTACAAACACtgaagaaattccaaaCGATGCCCAGATCGAAatggatgttgaaaaagaagatcaGTTTGAATTCTTAAATCTAgtagaagttgaagaacttgCTGATGAAGCGTACGAATCAAGTTTATAGAGGGTAATATAATCTAATTAGAATATAAAAAGCTGTACATTATGAGAAACTATGGTGTTTTAGGTTCAAAAGGTAGTACACTTTTAGGGCTAGAGGATGTTAGAGTTTTATTGGAGTCTTCGTAAAAACTTGAGATCGAAACATTTTGTTCAGTCTGCGTCATGGATTCCCCGTTTTCGTAAACCATACTCAATTCCTTCAAGGGGGATCCCCCATTAAccctccttcttttccaatGCGAAGATTCTGTCGCTGAGCTAGTAGGCAGATCTTTCGGCGGTTCAACAGATGGCTGCTCTGCCAAGCAACTTTTACCTACCTTTCCCGGTTCGTAAGATTGAGGTGGTTGTTTATCTAGCTCAGGAATGTAAATCTCTCTTAAATTAGGTATTGAAGGTAACTTAGaatgatttcttgaaaaactcaaagGTTTTGTCTCTGGTATAGTTACATTGTTTGGCAGTGACAATGTTTTCATATGGGTTTTCCCGTGCTGAAACTTTCGTATATCAACTCTGTTCTTGTCCGAAGATCCATTCAACGAGGAAATAGCATGTGCACCAATTCGAGAAGGTGATAGTTGATGCCTTGGTGGTAACGAAGTACGGTTACGAACAAGAGTCGATCTGAAGGAATTTGAGCTTCCAGTTCCAAACTTGAAGTTTTTCATTGGATTTGATTGAGAGTCATCACTTACGTTTGATTGACTGTTAAACAATTCAGCAGTGGAGGAAATAGTTCGGCTTCTAGAATGTTTTGAGCTTCTAACAGGAGAtggagaatttgaagaattacaACAAGACGAGGACTCTCTCAGAGGTGTCACACATTGTGGGTGTTGTTCATTAGGATGTGGATTATGACTTTCTCCTTGTATGCAGGGTGGGGTTCCTAATAATCCTGGAATTAAGTGACCTGGAACTTTTGCCAGTACTGCCATCTTCATGAGTTCCATAGTTCGGTTCAGTCTTTCTACTTTGTAGTATTCTTGTTTGGTGGCTTCTTGTGCCAAACGTACAGCCAATGCTCTTTTAAGACAATCTTCAGAGAATGGCCATTGAGAGGCATCGGGACCAAATAGCGACTTAAAGATCTGATTTTGTGATGATGCACGATCATATTGGTCAACTGCAGCTTGGAAGTTATTGCTTTGACTTCCGTAATATGCTTGTTGTTTGTCCCAATACGGACCATTTCCTTCTATACATGACGAGTCTCTCTTGTTGTGGGTTATGCGTACTTGTTCTGGACTCTGTTTGGGATTAAACGGCAGATTCGGAGATGGTGTGGCTGTGGGAGTCGACAATGTTTGTGCCTGGTCTATAGGAGATCCAAGCTGTGTGTTTATTGGTCGACAATGTCTGTACATTTTTGCTTGCTGGTTTGTGCAAGCACCATGTGGGGGCGTGAAAGTCATATTGAAGGAATACTCAGaaacaaatcaacaaaggAGAGATATTTTGATACGCAAAAATGGTGTATCTTGAAATCGGGAAAAAGGTTTGGGAGACAAAAACACTTATTCAAGCACACACAAAGCAACCAGTTCAGAGATAGACAACTGAGAAGAGACTCCGCAACAGTAGAAAGTgggaagaaagaaatgtgAATTTCTGTAATTCAAACTCAGTTGAATAAGTTCGAAAAACCAATTTTAAGCTTCAGCCAGGTTGAATGGTAAACCAAAGATTAAAGATACCAAACTTTGCAAACTCTATCGGCGACAAATCCAGCCATGTTGCAAAACAGTGGAAAACAATGGCATTTAATTAAAGATTGAGAGGGGGGGGGtggaagaaagaaaatttgTAAATATCTGCAATTATTAATTTCCCATAACATTTCCTAATCCGGGTAAACTTAAACACTTACCCAAAAAGGCAACTATTCAATTATTCatttttccattattttttttttcaaaataaaaaaacgACGCGTCACcaacactttttttttttcttttcactTTTATTGctgtttctcaaattcGCAATACGCCCTTTCCGGGCTTATTATATTAAGACGCGTATTTATATGGAGGGGACCAATTTTCGTGTTTGGTGAAATGTAGATGCCAAACTTCAAGTATAGGACAACGAGGTACACCATCTACGAGATACTAGAGAAGCGAGAGGAGAAATTCAGTATTAGCTAAAACTTGTTATGTCCATTGTATCACTCTTGGGAATAAAGGTGCTTAATAATCCTGCGAAATTCACCGATCCATATGAGTTTGAAATTACCTTTGAGTGTTTGGAACAATTGAAGGATGACCTTGAATGGAAGTTGACCTATGTTGGCTCTTCTAGATCTTTAGAGCATGACCAGGAATTGGATTCTTTATTGGTGGGCCCCGTCCCCGTTGGAATCAACAAGTTCATCCTCACTGCAGATCCTCCATCACCGGAATTAATACCTGCGAGTGAGTTAGTGAGTGTTACGGTGATTCTATTGAGTTGTTCATATAAGGAGAGGGAGTTTGTACGTGTTGGGTACTATGTCAATAATGAGTATGATTCAGAAGAGCTGAGGGAGAACCCACCGGCAAAGGTGCAGGTGGATCATATAGTGAGAAACATCCTAGCCGAAAAACCCAGAGTGACAAGGTTCAATATAGCGTGGGACAATGAGGGAGATCTAGATGAGTATCCTCCTGAACAGGACACCGAGGAACTGGACGATGAGGACGCCATTATTGATATGGGTGTGGATTCGGAAGAGGAAGCAGAAGATATGGTGGAGGTTGACGATGAGGATGACGATGCTGAAGATGAGGAGGTGGGGGTGGAAGGTCAGGAAAAGGTAAGCGGCGAAGTACTCGAGGTTGATGCCGAGTCGGCAAAAAGGCAAAACACGTTGAACGACGACGACATACCGGAGCTtaaaaggagaaagatCGAATTAGAGAAAACGGAAACCACAAACACGGAAAACGAGGCATCCAACGTGGTGGTGGATAAGGAGgatgaggaggaggatgaggaggaagacgaagaagacgaagaagaggatcttgatgaattagctgctgatgatgaagaagagcTAGTTGCTGAAGAAGTAGAAGAGGTAGATGCagcagaagaagacgaCGGAGAAAACACAGAAAATGCAGAAGAAGCTCAAGTTGCTCCCATGGAGGATTCAGAGAGAACACTTAAAAGTAGACAAGATAGTGTTTAAGTGAAAACTCCTAATATTAATAGTCCTGCTTCTCTTCCAACAGAACCATCAGTGGAGGAGACTGTATAATTCTACCGCTAGTTGCTTACTTATATATGAAATactgaaaagaaaaataaatgagGGCATCTGCAAGCAGCAATTATACCCTATCGTATGCTTCGTTGATAACTTGGAATACATGAGTAAcatctttttcttgatgGTCATCCCACATATCAGAGTTTAGCAGGATCTGTTTCATTCTATCGGGATGCCAGCGTATTCTTTCTTGTCTGACATTTGCCTTAGTTTCCAAGAAATTAATGATTGAACTTACACTTATATCCCCGAATTCATCTGTTTTAGTTGGGAATGGTGTTTTGTAATACTTTAtgccattttcaatatcagcCCACGCATTCAAATACACGTTGTAGTTATACTCAGAGGATGTTTCTTGGAAGTTCGATCTGTTTGAACTTGTCTCAGAATCTGAGCTTTCCTTTTCTGAAACCAATGGCGGGTTTTCATCAGATCGTTCTTGGGGGATATCCGACTCAGAAAATGCGATAAAGTTGTATCCATGAACAGAAGGGCCGTATTCAATAACATTAGTATGCCTGTCAAACAATTCgcttctctctttctcaGCTTTGACAGTGGAAACATGGCCACTGGTAGCTACGTCATGTGTGTTGGTTGCAACTTTCTTTAAGAATAGCTTAGGCTTGATACGTTTTTTAAACCTCAATCTCTTCCACCTGCGTTGTGGTTTCGTCACAACAGCTTCATGCTCACCATTCGTGAAGTAGTTGGTATAAGTATGATCATGGTCCATGTACTATGATGAATTTCTGTGATTGTAGAGATCCTGGTCAgttatcaacaattttCGCAGTAAAAAAACGGCCTGATAGAATAAATTTGCACGataaaaaatttcattCGAACATTAcaacttttcttcttcccaTATAGTTTTTATACAAAACAAGAGCTACTATCAAACCAGGTGTTTCTAATGCTAAGGCAATTCCCCTTGAGAATCAGAATAACACAAAAACATTCTCTTGTTCCAAAGTGCAAATTCAGATTTCTCTCCTCTGAGAGTAGGGCCAAAATCAGTATTGAAGATCCGGAATTGTTTTACGAATCTGAAAACCAACTTTCAAACGATGCCACTCAACTGAAATTTGCCCACAGAGCGTCTGGACAAACATTTGGCCAACTAGTTGAAGAGGCTAACAACGACAGAGATCCACTACACAACACGAGAGTCATCACTCCAGAGGAAGCGCTTGAAGGCGTGGATCCAAGATACCGTGATCCAGAAACAGGAGAATTACTTGAAGGTGCAACATCAAGAGATGCACGGTTGCACCCGGAAACATTATGGGGACGTGTCAACCAGAAACAGGTACATGTTCCAAGCATGTTTGCAGATGTCATACAAAATAACCTGTTATTTCAATATGAGCCAAAAGTTTTAAAAGAGCATGTGGTTAATTGGTATACAACTATAAATGAGAAAGGTGTAAGGGAAACAGTGAATTCGGAGCTAGAGGCAGACGTTACAATAGCAGCATCTTTTGCACAAGACTATGCTGTTTCTTACCAAGTTTTAGACGAGTTTGTCAAGAGGGTCGGAAAGCAAAACGTGGAGAAAGAAATACACAGTGTCTTGGATGTGGGGCTTGGTCCATCTACTGGTATGCTTGCCTTAAATGAAATAATGGGTGATGAGTGGAACcccaaaagaaaagattcTGTTGTATTTGGGGACTTTAATATGGCCAGAAGATCTAAAATCTTTTTAAGCAGACAAGTAAATGAAAATCTTCCAAGAATAGATGGCATGGACTCATACGAAGACGAATATACatatgaaaataataatgaaattgaagatgaaaatcCTTTGATTGAAGAGGACAAGCCCTATGTTGGTAAAGTTAAAACTAAATTACTCAAAGTTAAAACTGTTATATTAGATAAACTACGTCCTGTTCAAACCAAATACGATTTGATCATTGTGTCGTACCAATTACTGAAGGATTTAGAAAATTTCccatttgaagttgatgcTAAGTTAGATCAGTATGTCAGGAGGTTAAATCCGGGCGGTCATTTGGTTATAATTGAGAGAGGAAACCCACTGGGCGCCGAAATTATTGCAAGGGCTAGGCAAATTATTCTAAGACCCGAAAACTACCCTGGccaaacagaaaaaatcCCAAGGCCTTACAAATCTTCTGCCAAAAAATTATCAGCCAAGGAGCAACTAAGGTTAAGCAGACTGTCACCTGAAGAGAAGGCACTAGCAATGAAAAACCTTGAGCCTGAACTATTGGAAAACTTTGACATCATAGAGCAGGAAACTGAGGCTGAGGATTTGGATAAATTGGATGAGCCAATTGATTTATCCGTTATAGCACCATGTTCTCATCATGGCAAGTGTCCTTTACAGTTTTTTGATCCACAAGTTTATCTCTATGGTAAGATCGGAAAGAAACTAAAGTTCTGTAGCTATTCGGTAAATGTTCACAGACCAAAATATCTGCTTGAATTAAAGAGGGGTAAGAAACTGGCAGTTAAATGGACAGCGCCAAATAGTGGAGTGGGTATCGATGGATTGGCCAAACCCGGTAGAGGAAGAGAAGGTGGTAACGATTATGAAACAGCAAGTTACTCTTATCTGATGGTCACCAGATCGAGGGAAGACGCAGACAAATTAGAACAACTCCGCCAGAAGATTACCGAGGTGGGTGTCTTAGAACGTCCAGTGGGTTACCAACCTCAGAGTAGGGAAGAATATCCACGTTTGTTGTCACAGCCactgaaaaagaagggaTTTGTGATAATGGACGTATGTGCCCCATCTGGTcatgttgaaaaatggCACGTCTCTAAATCATTAGGCAAGAGTGAATATCACGATGCCAGGAAGTCTAATATGGGAGACTTATGGGCTTTAGGAAAAAAGTCTGCAAATCAATCCACGA
Encoded proteins:
- a CDS encoding uncharacterized protein (PKUD0D03090; similar to Saccharomyces cerevisiae YNL041C (COG6); ancestral locus Anc_2.273) — protein: MDFAYEVDTYDNSTLQGTNNKYVTGKTNILSSISTTDFTKKLQSLSILDIGRTPKNMKQDTDTNTSKSLERARTSIELLNTLGLDHIPLYNNEAKEWDDYNQFFIESNLDGKDLISKLNRLLEGTDGSDLSTRTSLELLQKRVDYEISLKDSSANEMKSLTSADQESSLARRNLRGLIESDLVQQYAQQLRPFTKVVKSIESFKPTVEAIINDYNGILDSLVGAINDTDSLKSKICGYEKEKELVDMKKNLLLAFKNTYTISQYEEYLIRFGDLNDPIAGTEFFEVIGRVTKIISDCDVLLGMENETIGLTIMKKMNEYLSSINEKVQSYIQNNIEDVYTGKYQYETKKINVKVFQKCLVYMYHHDRDNFDSTLSGMVEHRSRSISTEFINQLKGYNSEINTSSIQKSKSNLFMSSYDTAKFISDTLAYIHGLLVNEIENARSFFTFDNESDENVISKDELDAMINDIVMKIVAGLNNPLKGAIESILRQEVRLSSLVSSYELIELYSNMFMKLLYHDNEDIRKEGLLYTMKYLESETQDRIFSLIELKFKNLQVETINENLNTSDSDYIPDWMVDWCAVIDELFNDYTSGKNLDDNEKYILGLDDTKWDSLLELLIMKPVELVRKFQKDSKVDKKESLIWGLNCLDYFYDKVDINPFLSSKAPALRSEIEDDTERLTELEFNGLLESSGLYDIFNLVNMIFRIDDEYFDVAYYQPILENRLFNIDTFISANAKLEHFLSTYINQNELNGLISPTIFNKVFLDSATKYIDFYKKLCLIIKEYLRDENGNEVNVFQWNEMTIATLLGVEDHYQGKE
- a CDS encoding uncharacterized protein (PKUD0D03110; similar to Saccharomyces cerevisiae YIL104C (SHQ1); ancestral locus Anc_2.271), yielding MLTPRFELNQDEEFVYIKIHISNIRFSAAAIEMVVNENVFVFSLPPYYLRLRFPKQLVENEDATSEFVPNEECIKVRVPKLNKGEFFPDLDLGAKLLARLNEPSNPCEKSELKGGLIEEVDIEGSKDAFQRSRSELEREALTYDWEVPQTMPDPLTDLKVSVKYGFNNQYSDYLTPSLANGNDINELSDPDHLQPDDRIMERLIKENIKFDMEYYANDYITVRYLSEQEGDVNGIIGALTYASPYWKLFNDSKSKSTVQVEFTQEEQDRMTDLPRKTYLIDDPRPLYYTLLCLLFSYSYEVRSFQGETTIESAWSIGKLTPQISCLDSQLIQSNNQTEKNMIRVITLTMARRALGYPLFRHFDLVKKSWMDVYWTLRCGKRAVLKSLLAIRELFRKHDIYYVYCKILLDDLCAWVLRDDGCNDVVLRNLAHALRKEIDVLDKKDVVFEKLISTNTEEIPNDAQIEMDVEKEDQFEFLNLVEVEELADEAYESSL
- a CDS encoding uncharacterized protein (PKUD0D03120; similar to Saccharomyces cerevisiae YNL042W (BOP3); ancestral locus Anc_2.270); this encodes MTFTPPHGACTNQQAKMYRHCRPINTQLGSPIDQAQTLSTPTATPSPNLPFNPKQSPEQVRITHNKRDSSCIEGNGPYWDKQQAYYGSQSNNFQAAVDQYDRASSQNQIFKSLFGPDASQWPFSEDCLKRALAVRLAQEATKQEYYKVERLNRTMELMKMAVLAKVPGHLIPGLLGTPPCIQGESHNPHPNEQHPQCVTPLRESSSCCNSSNSPSPVRSSKHSRSRTISSTAELFNSQSNVSDDSQSNPMKNFKFGTGSSNSFRSTLVRNRTSLPPRHQLSPSRIGAHAISSLNGSSDKNRVDIRKFQHGKTHMKTLSLPNNVTIPETKPLSFSRNHSKLPSIPNLREIYIPELDKQPPQSYEPGKVGKSCLAEQPSVEPPKDLPTSSATESSHWKRRRVNGGSPLKELSMVYENGESMTQTEQNVSISSFYEDSNKTLTSSSPKSVLPFEPKTP
- a CDS encoding uncharacterized protein (PKUD0D03130; similar to Saccharomyces cerevisiae YJL115W (ASF1); ancestral locus Anc_1.242) → MSIVSLLGIKVLNNPAKFTDPYEFEITFECLEQLKDDLEWKLTYVGSSRSLEHDQELDSLLVGPVPVGINKFILTADPPSPELIPASELVSVTVILLSCSYKEREFVRVGYYVNNEYDSEELRENPPAKVQVDHIVRNILAEKPRVTRFNIAWDNEGDLDEYPPEQDTEELDDEDAIIDMGVDSEEEAEDMVEVDDEDDDAEDEEVGVEGQEKVSGEVLEVDAESAKRQNTLNDDDIPELKRRKIELEKTETTNTENEASNVVVDKEDEEEDEEEDEEDEEEDLDELAADDEEELVAEEVEEVDAAEEDDGENTENAEEAQVAPMEDSERTLKSRQDSV
- a CDS encoding uncharacterized protein (PKUD0D03100; similar to Saccharomyces cerevisiae YIL103W (DPH1); ancestral locus Anc_2.272); amino-acid sequence: MSKEEVVVPRRSKFGGAKKAGSSSASEPSSSVVRARKSKVVSRLMNQIPDEILNNEQLNDAIKLLPSNYNFEIHKTVFNIKKINAKRVCLQMPEGLLIYAPIIADILAEFCDCETLIMGDVSYGACCIDDYTARALDCDFIVHYAHSCLVPIDVTLIKVLYVFVTIAIDETHLLNTIRLNFEHGARIALFGTIQFNPSLHSVRAKLSDASDSEKLIYCYTPQIKPLSKGEVLGCTSARLDHEQFDAMVYIGDGRFHLESAMIHNPKIPAFRYDPYSRKFTREGYDKKQMVEIRRDAIEVSRNAKKFGLILGALGRQGNPATISRLEEKLKENGKSVVKIILSEIFPQKVAMFDDVDAFVQVACPRLSIDWGYAFSKPLLTPYEAMVLMGEDKEFTEEFYPMDYYESKGYGRGEKPLRT